A region from the Halomarina litorea genome encodes:
- the mre11 gene encoding DNA double-strand break repair protein Mre11 — protein sequence MTRVIHTGDTHIGYQQYHRPERRKDFLRAFERVVADAVDAEVDAVVHAGDLFHDRRPDLQDILGTLSALRTLADADIPFLAVVGNHETKRDAQWLDLFASLGLAVRLGPSPHVVGDTAFYGLDFVPRSQRDALEYDFESHDAEHAALVTHGLFQPFDYGDWDAAEVLRESSVAFDAMLLGDNHKPGRKQVEGAWVTYCGSTERASADEREDRGYNIVGFGDGVSISRRGLPTREFVFVDVELNAGEGAERVREQVGQHDVEECVVIVGITGEGERVAPATVESFAAERGALVARVTDHREFEDTADIEANFADPDEAVRERVRELGLSAAARDIDETIRASKVADSNVTEAVQSRVAELVEDAEAFARADPETDEETAEEEPPGASDPAPPDEPEGGDEDPPSAAAPSPAATAEADGGDVAGDGDDGEGDGDGQATWGDY from the coding sequence ATGACGCGGGTCATCCACACGGGCGATACACACATCGGCTACCAGCAGTATCACCGACCCGAACGACGGAAGGACTTCCTCCGGGCGTTCGAGCGAGTCGTCGCCGACGCCGTCGACGCCGAGGTGGATGCCGTCGTCCACGCCGGGGATCTCTTTCACGACCGGCGACCCGACCTGCAGGACATCCTCGGGACGCTCTCCGCGCTCCGGACCCTCGCGGACGCCGACATCCCCTTCCTCGCCGTCGTCGGCAACCACGAGACGAAACGCGACGCCCAGTGGCTGGACCTCTTCGCGTCGCTCGGCCTCGCGGTTCGTCTCGGTCCCTCGCCCCACGTCGTCGGCGACACCGCCTTCTACGGACTGGACTTCGTCCCGCGCTCCCAGCGCGACGCGCTCGAATACGACTTCGAGTCACACGACGCCGAGCACGCCGCCCTCGTGACCCACGGCCTGTTCCAGCCGTTCGACTACGGCGACTGGGACGCCGCCGAGGTGCTCCGCGAGTCCTCCGTCGCCTTCGACGCGATGTTGCTCGGCGACAACCACAAGCCCGGCCGCAAGCAGGTCGAGGGGGCGTGGGTCACCTACTGTGGTTCCACCGAGCGCGCGAGCGCCGACGAGCGCGAGGACCGGGGGTACAACATCGTCGGCTTCGGCGACGGCGTCTCCATCTCCCGGCGGGGCCTCCCCACCCGCGAGTTCGTCTTCGTCGACGTGGAGCTGAACGCAGGCGAGGGCGCCGAACGCGTCCGCGAGCAGGTGGGTCAACACGACGTCGAGGAGTGCGTCGTCATCGTCGGTATCACCGGCGAGGGTGAACGCGTCGCGCCCGCGACCGTCGAGTCGTTCGCCGCCGAGCGCGGGGCGCTGGTCGCGCGCGTCACCGACCACCGCGAGTTCGAGGACACCGCGGACATCGAGGCCAACTTCGCCGACCCCGACGAGGCCGTCCGCGAGCGGGTCCGCGAACTCGGCCTCTCGGCGGCCGCACGCGACATCGACGAGACCATTCGGGCGAGCAAGGTGGCGGACTCGAACGTCACCGAGGCCGTCCAGTCGCGGGTCGCCGAACTCGTCGAGGATGCCGAGGCGTTCGCCCGCGCCGACCCGGAGACGGACGAGGAGACCGCTGAGGAGGAGCCTCCGGGAGCGTCCGACCCCGCACCACCGGACGAACCGGAGGGTGGCGACGAGGACCCGCCCTCCGCGGCGGCTCCTTCCCCGGCGGCGACGGCCGAAGCCGACGGCGGGGACGTCGCAGGCGACGGCGACGACGGTGAGGGTGACGGCGACGGGCAGGCGACGTGGGGTGACTACTGA
- a CDS encoding alkaline phosphatase D family protein, whose translation MDDEGRFESDPYTLGVASGDPLANAVVLWTRLVPNPLQEGFGMPNEEVPVQWKISKREDMTKIAGAGEVRARPEKAHAVHVDATGLEPATEYYYQFTAGGHESPVGRTKTAPAPTASPEVLRFAFASCQAWDDGFYTAYDYMADDELDFIVHLGDYLYEYAIGPNGGARETSVPPVFRSQTETLDRYRLQYGLYKSDPNLRAAHASAPWLVTRDDHEVDNNWAGDVPQDPDDQTRAAFLERRAAAFKAYYEHMPFRQAQRPDGPDQKLYRDFTFGDLARFNVLDTREYRTDQACEDAFSVVGCEERFDESRTILGETQEQWLVENLEESDATWDVLANQVPFASMDFEAGEEEGYRMDQWDGYVDDRETVLRAFDEHTRNPVVITGDFHANFASDVSRDFEDPDAETVATEFVATSITSGGNGEVMNDFGRQVLRDNENVQYYNNQRGYVHCTVTPSSWTTDYRVLDYVDQEGSPMRTHSSFTVEDGSPGV comes from the coding sequence ATGGACGATGAGGGGCGCTTCGAATCAGACCCCTACACGCTCGGCGTTGCCTCGGGCGACCCGCTCGCGAACGCTGTTGTCCTCTGGACCCGACTGGTGCCGAACCCCCTTCAGGAGGGCTTCGGGATGCCGAACGAGGAAGTGCCCGTCCAGTGGAAAATATCAAAACGCGAGGACATGACGAAGATAGCAGGCGCCGGCGAAGTGCGCGCCCGACCTGAGAAGGCCCATGCTGTCCACGTGGACGCGACAGGCCTCGAACCAGCGACGGAGTACTATTACCAGTTTACAGCTGGCGGCCACGAAAGCCCCGTCGGGCGGACGAAGACGGCGCCCGCCCCCACCGCCAGTCCCGAAGTGCTGCGATTCGCCTTTGCCTCCTGTCAAGCGTGGGACGACGGGTTCTACACCGCTTACGACTACATGGCTGATGACGAGCTCGATTTCATCGTCCATCTCGGTGATTACCTCTATGAGTACGCTATCGGGCCGAACGGCGGCGCTCGGGAGACATCTGTTCCACCAGTCTTTCGCTCCCAGACGGAGACACTCGACCGCTACCGCCTCCAGTATGGGCTCTATAAGTCCGACCCGAACCTGCGGGCTGCCCACGCCAGCGCGCCATGGCTCGTCACCCGTGATGACCACGAGGTAGACAACAACTGGGCCGGCGACGTCCCGCAGGATCCCGACGACCAGACCCGAGCGGCGTTCCTCGAGCGCCGGGCTGCGGCGTTCAAAGCCTACTACGAACATATGCCGTTCCGGCAGGCTCAGCGCCCGGATGGTCCCGACCAGAAACTCTATCGAGACTTCACGTTCGGCGATCTCGCCCGATTCAATGTCCTCGACACACGCGAGTATCGGACCGACCAAGCCTGTGAGGACGCGTTTAGCGTCGTTGGCTGTGAGGAGCGGTTCGACGAGTCCCGAACGATCCTCGGCGAGACCCAGGAACAGTGGCTCGTCGAGAACCTCGAGGAATCCGACGCAACGTGGGACGTCCTCGCGAACCAGGTCCCCTTCGCTTCGATGGACTTCGAGGCCGGTGAGGAAGAGGGCTACCGCATGGACCAGTGGGACGGCTACGTCGACGACCGCGAGACGGTCCTGCGGGCGTTCGACGAACACACGCGTAACCCCGTGGTCATCACCGGTGACTTCCACGCGAACTTCGCGAGCGACGTTAGCCGAGACTTCGAGGACCCCGACGCCGAGACGGTGGCGACGGAGTTCGTCGCGACGTCCATCACCTCCGGCGGGAACGGGGAGGTGATGAACGACTTCGGGCGGCAAGTGCTCAGAGACAATGAGAACGTCCAGTATTACAACAATCAGCGTGGCTACGTCCACTGTACGGTGACGCCTTCTTCCTGGACCACTGACTACCGTGTCCTCGACTACGTCGACCAAGAGGGGTCGCCGATGCGGACCCATTCGAGTTTCACTGTCGAAGACGGGTCTCCCGGCGTCTGA
- a CDS encoding DUF7346 family protein, whose protein sequence is MRSVRADGTRYLLVKQSGDSSLVRNPTTGEERYLPNDDLEPAGGESPLETAARAVPEAARRVLSAVHDDRSLGLLLELDRRGPLAAVDLMGDYDYCESDVHGLLAEFRAAGLVEEATVAGQRGYDTTPLGGEGLAHLRGKDGTDE, encoded by the coding sequence ATGCGAAGCGTCCGCGCCGACGGCACGCGCTACCTCCTCGTCAAGCAGTCCGGCGACTCCTCGCTCGTCCGAAACCCGACGACCGGCGAGGAGCGTTACCTCCCGAACGACGACCTCGAACCCGCGGGCGGGGAGTCACCGCTGGAGACGGCTGCCCGCGCGGTCCCCGAGGCGGCCCGGCGAGTCCTCTCCGCGGTCCACGACGACCGCTCGCTCGGCCTCCTGCTGGAACTCGACCGGCGCGGCCCCCTCGCCGCCGTCGACCTGATGGGCGACTACGACTACTGCGAGAGCGACGTTCACGGCCTGCTGGCGGAGTTCCGGGCCGCGGGGCTGGTCGAGGAGGCGACGGTGGCCGGTCAGCGCGGCTACGACACGACGCCCCTCGGAGGCGAGGGGTTGGCGCACCTGCGCGGGAAGGACGGGACGGACGAGTAG
- a CDS encoding DUF7322 domain-containing protein — MSPFEEDDSDDYWPDEPKEFDPDSIGPKVDIPEAPSFDGDADDDVVQSFWAAVLLANFGLFAASLGLMLVVFQGRYELGGFVFALGALGLLFTYRRYRAFQGQSGDEEGQSESDGPDVADTPDATDDND; from the coding sequence GTGAGTCCCTTCGAGGAGGACGACAGCGACGACTACTGGCCCGACGAGCCGAAGGAGTTCGACCCGGACAGCATCGGGCCGAAGGTGGACATCCCCGAGGCACCGTCGTTCGACGGCGACGCGGACGACGACGTGGTCCAGTCGTTCTGGGCGGCGGTCCTCCTCGCCAACTTCGGCCTGTTCGCCGCCAGCCTCGGCCTCATGCTCGTCGTCTTCCAGGGCCGGTACGAACTCGGCGGCTTCGTCTTCGCCCTCGGCGCCCTCGGCCTCCTCTTCACCTACCGGCGCTACCGGGCATTCCAGGGTCAGAGCGGGGACGAGGAGGGACAGTCGGAGTCGGACGGTCCCGACGTGGCCGACACGCCGGACGCCACGGACGACAACGACTAA
- a CDS encoding DUF7410 domain-containing protein, protein MSHHVTPETAVDAGEAPVRCPYCERPFRVERTLWLHVGERHVAACTADEREAYEAAREDEEDDLFVFHLKVVAALTVLYASFVVLYMVVLAVSG, encoded by the coding sequence ATGAGTCACCACGTCACCCCCGAGACGGCCGTCGACGCCGGTGAGGCCCCCGTCCGGTGTCCGTACTGCGAACGTCCGTTCCGCGTCGAGCGCACGCTGTGGCTCCACGTCGGCGAGCGTCACGTGGCGGCCTGTACGGCCGACGAACGCGAGGCCTACGAGGCGGCGCGGGAAGACGAGGAGGACGACCTGTTCGTCTTCCACCTGAAGGTGGTCGCGGCGCTCACGGTGCTGTACGCCTCGTTCGTCGTCCTCTACATGGTCGTTCTCGCGGTGAGCGGGTGA
- the pan1 gene encoding proteasome-activating nucleotidase Pan1: protein MTDTVDDVDLPYDDDASQQDKIEALRERLEILERQNEEMRDKLLDANAENNKYQQKLERLTHENKKLKQSPLFVATVQEITDEGVIIKQHGNNQEALTEVTDEMREELEPDARVAVNNSLSIVKSLSNETDVRARVMQVERKPEVSYADIGGIDEQIEEVRETVEMPLTSPEMFDAVGIDPPSGVLLYGPPGTGKTMLAKAVANQTDATFIKMAGSELVHKFIGEGAKLVRDLFELARQHEPAVIFIDEIDAIASKRTDSKTSGDAEVQRTMMQLLSEMDGFDERGQISIIAATNRFDMLDRAILRPGRFDRLIEVPKPDPEGREMIFKIHTRNMNVSEDVDFAALAEEADQASGADIKAICTEAGMFAIRDDRTTVKMEDFEAAWEKIQHEEGEDEDVSKTFA, encoded by the coding sequence ATGACCGACACTGTTGACGACGTCGATCTGCCGTACGACGACGACGCGTCACAGCAAGACAAGATCGAAGCCCTCCGGGAACGGCTGGAGATCCTCGAGCGTCAGAACGAGGAGATGCGGGACAAACTGCTGGACGCCAACGCCGAGAACAACAAGTACCAGCAGAAACTGGAGCGACTGACCCACGAGAACAAGAAGCTCAAGCAGTCCCCCCTGTTCGTCGCCACGGTCCAGGAGATCACCGACGAGGGCGTCATCATCAAACAGCACGGGAACAACCAGGAGGCCCTCACCGAGGTCACGGACGAGATGCGCGAGGAACTCGAACCGGACGCCCGTGTCGCGGTCAACAACTCCCTCTCTATCGTCAAGAGCCTCTCCAACGAGACCGACGTTCGCGCCCGCGTCATGCAGGTCGAGCGCAAGCCCGAGGTCAGCTACGCCGACATCGGCGGCATCGACGAACAGATCGAGGAGGTCCGCGAGACCGTCGAGATGCCCCTGACCTCCCCCGAGATGTTCGATGCGGTCGGTATCGACCCGCCGTCCGGAGTGTTGCTGTACGGGCCGCCCGGGACGGGCAAGACGATGCTGGCGAAAGCCGTCGCCAATCAGACGGACGCGACGTTCATCAAGATGGCCGGCTCCGAACTCGTCCACAAGTTCATCGGCGAGGGCGCGAAACTGGTCCGCGACCTCTTCGAACTCGCCCGCCAGCACGAACCCGCCGTCATCTTCATCGACGAGATCGACGCCATCGCCTCCAAACGGACGGACTCGAAGACGTCGGGCGACGCCGAGGTCCAGCGCACGATGATGCAGTTGCTCAGCGAGATGGACGGCTTCGACGAGCGCGGGCAGATCTCCATCATCGCCGCCACCAACCGCTTCGACATGCTCGACCGCGCCATCCTCCGGCCCGGTCGCTTCGACCGCCTCATCGAGGTGCCCAAACCCGACCCCGAGGGCCGCGAGATGATCTTCAAAATCCACACCCGGAACATGAACGTCTCCGAGGACGTGGACTTCGCGGCGCTCGCGGAGGAGGCCGACCAGGCGTCCGGTGCCGACATCAAGGCCATCTGCACGGAGGCCGGGATGTTCGCCATCCGCGACGACCGCACCACCGTCAAGATGGAGGACTTCGAGGCCGCCTGGGAGAAGATCCAACACGAGGAGGGCGAGGACGAGGACGTGTCCAAGACCTTCGCCTGA
- a CDS encoding DUF7541 family protein, protein MDDQPGLSDQYRMASPWPLFVALGLAISEVGVVLNILPLSVGGLLLLVGTTAGIVQEAGYTDRPWGVLGGLGAVLVAFGGVLVATQVSAVSVAAVTDTVTGAFSGPNANAIVQRGLSVAFAGAIALVASRVAVVMEPRRDPGTA, encoded by the coding sequence ATGGACGACCAACCGGGACTGAGCGACCAGTACCGCATGGCCAGCCCGTGGCCACTGTTCGTCGCGCTCGGCCTCGCCATCTCCGAGGTGGGCGTCGTGTTGAACATCCTGCCCCTCTCGGTCGGCGGCCTCCTCCTCCTCGTCGGCACCACCGCCGGCATCGTCCAGGAGGCGGGCTACACCGACCGGCCGTGGGGCGTCCTCGGCGGCCTCGGCGCGGTACTCGTCGCTTTCGGCGGCGTCCTCGTCGCCACGCAGGTCTCGGCGGTCAGCGTCGCCGCCGTCACGGACACCGTCACCGGGGCGTTCTCGGGGCCGAATGCCAACGCTATCGTCCAGCGCGGTCTCTCCGTCGCCTTCGCGGGCGCCATCGCCCTCGTCGCGAGCAGGGTCGCGGTCGTGATGGAACCCCGCCGCGACCCGGGAACCGCCTGA
- a CDS encoding cytochrome C oxidase subunit IV family protein has product MVSTKFYTAIFATLFVSATVQVGVEFAGLDYWTAFGIIVVLSFAKALLVAAYFQHLRWEPRSLSYLMVIGLLAALALTTAASYSIL; this is encoded by the coding sequence ATGGTATCCACGAAATTCTACACCGCCATCTTCGCCACCCTGTTCGTCTCCGCGACCGTACAGGTCGGCGTGGAGTTCGCCGGTCTCGACTACTGGACCGCCTTCGGAATCATCGTCGTGCTGTCGTTCGCGAAGGCGTTGCTCGTCGCCGCCTACTTCCAGCACCTCAGGTGGGAACCCCGGTCGCTGTCGTACCTGATGGTCATCGGCCTGCTGGCGGCGCTCGCACTGACCACCGCGGCGTCGTACTCCATCCTATGA
- a CDS encoding helix-turn-helix transcriptional regulator: MTAACRDPDASPTDRLADLPPSAKLVAKVLEYDGPLTQSDLSEETLLPTRTVRYALTRLEEVGAVESRVSFTDARKRIYSLPDE; encoded by the coding sequence ATGACCGCGGCCTGCCGTGACCCCGACGCGTCGCCGACTGACCGCCTCGCGGACCTCCCGCCGAGTGCGAAACTCGTCGCGAAGGTCCTCGAGTACGACGGGCCGCTGACCCAGTCCGACCTCTCGGAGGAGACGCTCCTCCCGACCCGGACGGTCCGGTACGCCCTGACCCGTCTGGAAGAGGTCGGCGCCGTGGAGTCGCGCGTCTCGTTCACCGACGCGCGCAAGCGCATCTACTCGCTGCCCGACGAGTAA
- a CDS encoding DUF7331 family protein: MVDIDVQSDGEPFGEPSEAADDAIASTESYETDDGIVLFDGDNLLAWIQANSAVRLDDAA, encoded by the coding sequence ATGGTCGATATAGACGTCCAGTCGGACGGTGAGCCGTTTGGTGAACCGAGCGAGGCGGCCGACGACGCCATCGCGTCGACGGAGTCCTACGAGACCGACGACGGAATCGTCCTCTTCGACGGGGACAACCTCCTCGCCTGGATTCAGGCGAACTCTGCGGTGCGACTCGACGACGCGGCGTAA
- the rad50 gene encoding DNA double-strand break repair ATPase Rad50, with amino-acid sequence MRFERVRLENFKCYADADLTLGPGVTVIHGLNGSGKSSLLEACFFALYGAKALDTTLDEVVTIGAEEATVELWFAHGGEEYHIERRVRNTGERATTAKCVLETPGDPVEGARDVRGYVADLLRMDAGAFVNCAYVRQGEVNKLINASPSQRQDMIDDLLQLGTLEEYRERASNARIGVNRVLDGKRELLDDTVSRIEEKEGKDLHATLNELETERNELAEKIEAKEEKRKQAERTRDHYEGVLEEAAEKRERLEEVEERIESLQSKIAETERERDQQRERLSTLREAIEAKADERDDLLAETGLDAADPDAAADRLADLRERTDDLRDRIEDLRLTAQEESGRADRLVDEADEREERAASKREEAADLESTVEDTEERLVEERERVADLESTLEAKREAFEDAPCELGAASDHRESVAETVSERQQAEATRKTELKNARESLEEAERLKAEGKCPECGQAVEGSPHVEAIEERREAVADLEAALDDAREERETAEARLERADELVELEGEIEQAASDVEARRERIAEREATVESQRERIATLREEAETLETAAAERRETAEEAEAAAAEARAAIGEVNGERMSVKERVETLESLRKVVDDIADHEAERERLREDRAKADEVNEERRERLGEQRERRERLAEEFDETTVEEARANKRGAEEYIEYADEELLPKLRGRHDETQSRIGAIRNELDALADLRERREELAATVERLESLSEETEELQAMYADLRAELRQRNVRKLEALLNETFSLVYQNDSYARIQLDGDYALTVYQKDGEALEPEQLSGGERALFNLSLRCAIYRLLAEGIEGAAPMPPLILDEPTVFLDSGHVSKLVELIESMRQVGVEQIVVVSHDEELVGAADDLVQVEKDPTTNRSAVTRSEAAAVLTNAD; translated from the coding sequence ATGCGCTTCGAGCGGGTCCGACTGGAGAACTTCAAGTGCTACGCGGACGCCGACCTCACCCTCGGCCCGGGCGTGACGGTCATCCACGGCCTGAACGGGAGCGGGAAGTCCTCGCTCCTCGAAGCCTGTTTCTTCGCGCTGTACGGGGCGAAGGCGCTCGACACCACCCTCGACGAGGTGGTCACCATCGGCGCGGAGGAGGCCACCGTCGAACTCTGGTTCGCCCACGGCGGCGAGGAGTACCACATCGAGCGTCGGGTGCGCAACACGGGCGAGCGGGCGACCACCGCGAAGTGCGTCCTCGAGACGCCCGGCGACCCCGTCGAGGGGGCGCGCGACGTGCGCGGGTACGTCGCCGACCTCCTGCGGATGGACGCGGGCGCGTTCGTCAACTGCGCGTACGTCCGGCAGGGCGAGGTGAACAAACTCATCAACGCCTCGCCGAGTCAGCGACAGGACATGATCGACGACCTCCTCCAGCTCGGGACACTGGAGGAGTACCGCGAGCGCGCCAGCAACGCCCGCATCGGCGTCAATCGCGTCCTCGACGGCAAGCGGGAACTGCTGGACGACACCGTCTCGCGAATCGAGGAGAAGGAGGGGAAGGACCTCCACGCCACGCTGAACGAACTGGAGACCGAGCGCAACGAACTGGCCGAGAAGATCGAGGCCAAAGAGGAGAAGCGCAAACAGGCCGAACGGACCCGCGACCACTACGAGGGGGTCCTCGAGGAGGCCGCCGAGAAGCGCGAACGACTGGAGGAGGTCGAAGAGCGAATCGAGTCCCTCCAGTCGAAGATCGCGGAGACCGAACGCGAGCGCGACCAGCAACGGGAGCGCCTCTCGACGCTCCGCGAGGCGATCGAGGCGAAGGCCGACGAGCGCGACGATTTGCTGGCCGAGACCGGCCTCGACGCGGCGGACCCGGACGCCGCCGCCGACCGTCTCGCCGACCTCCGCGAGCGCACGGACGACCTGCGCGACCGCATCGAGGACCTCCGCCTGACCGCCCAGGAGGAGAGCGGCCGGGCCGACCGCCTCGTCGACGAGGCCGACGAGCGCGAGGAGCGCGCGGCGAGCAAACGCGAGGAGGCCGCCGACCTCGAATCGACCGTCGAGGACACCGAGGAGCGACTGGTCGAGGAGCGCGAACGGGTGGCCGACCTCGAGTCGACTCTGGAGGCGAAGCGCGAGGCGTTCGAGGACGCCCCCTGCGAGTTGGGCGCGGCGAGCGACCACCGCGAGTCGGTCGCCGAGACGGTCAGCGAGCGCCAGCAGGCCGAGGCGACCCGGAAGACCGAGCTGAAGAACGCCCGCGAGTCGCTGGAGGAGGCCGAACGCCTGAAAGCCGAGGGGAAGTGCCCCGAGTGCGGGCAGGCCGTCGAGGGGTCGCCGCACGTCGAGGCCATCGAGGAGCGTCGAGAGGCGGTCGCGGACCTCGAAGCCGCGCTCGACGACGCCCGCGAGGAGCGCGAGACCGCAGAGGCGCGCCTCGAACGCGCCGACGAACTGGTCGAACTGGAGGGCGAAATCGAGCAGGCGGCGTCCGACGTCGAAGCACGGCGCGAGCGCATCGCCGAGCGCGAAGCGACCGTCGAGAGCCAGCGCGAGCGCATCGCCACGCTCCGCGAGGAGGCTGAGACGCTGGAGACGGCGGCTGCCGAACGGCGTGAGACGGCCGAGGAAGCCGAGGCGGCCGCCGCCGAGGCGCGCGCCGCCATCGGGGAGGTCAACGGGGAGCGCATGAGCGTCAAGGAACGCGTCGAGACCCTCGAGTCGCTCCGGAAGGTCGTCGACGACATCGCTGATCACGAGGCCGAACGCGAGCGTCTGCGCGAGGATCGGGCGAAGGCCGACGAGGTCAACGAGGAGCGCCGCGAGCGCCTCGGCGAACAGCGCGAGCGCCGCGAGCGACTGGCCGAGGAGTTCGACGAGACGACGGTCGAGGAGGCCCGGGCGAACAAGCGGGGCGCGGAGGAGTACATCGAGTACGCCGACGAGGAACTGCTCCCGAAACTGCGAGGACGGCACGACGAGACACAGAGCCGCATCGGGGCGATTCGCAACGAACTCGACGCCCTCGCGGATCTCCGCGAGCGCCGGGAGGAACTCGCGGCCACCGTCGAGCGTCTCGAATCGCTGTCCGAGGAGACCGAGGAGCTACAGGCGATGTACGCCGACCTCAGGGCGGAACTCCGCCAGCGCAACGTCCGCAAGCTGGAGGCACTGCTCAATGAGACGTTCTCGCTCGTCTATCAGAACGACTCCTACGCGCGCATCCAACTCGACGGCGACTACGCGCTGACCGTCTACCAGAAGGACGGCGAGGCGCTCGAACCCGAACAGCTCTCGGGCGGCGAGCGGGCGCTGTTCAACCTCTCGCTGCGCTGTGCCATCTACCGCCTGCTGGCGGAGGGCATCGAGGGGGCCGCGCCCATGCCGCCGCTCATCCTCGACGAACCGACCGTGTTCCTCGACTCGGGGCACGTCTCGAAGCTGGTCGAACTCATCGAGTCGATGCGGCAGGTCGGCGTCGAACAGATCGTCGTCGTGAGCCACGACGAGGAACTGGTCGGGGCGGCCGACGACCTCGTGCAGGTCGAGAAGGACCCCACGACGAACCGCTCTGCGGTCACGCGGAGCGAGGCGGCGGCGGTGCTGACGAACGCGGACTGA
- a CDS encoding DUF7546 family protein has protein sequence MGLTSVSVSVPGRAERLPAWAWLVAVVAAELLLLAGYFGVTGARPTTLRYALYPFVWMNVGVWAAIHVSAPTAVRPHRWAAAALAAAYFLALAYLSGLVGFEFTAASGHAHGHVVGFQFTPSAPGWGPRIAYAGEAFHLAFVPYRVVGYLSLSYLLYAALLDARASPLPGVLGVAACIGCAFPAVTPLLGGVVGGSAALTGTAAGYSVDLSTAAFLAGIALLYWRPGTR, from the coding sequence GTGGGTCTCACGAGCGTCTCGGTGTCGGTTCCGGGTCGAGCGGAGCGTCTCCCCGCCTGGGCGTGGCTGGTCGCCGTCGTCGCCGCGGAACTCCTCCTGCTCGCCGGCTACTTCGGCGTGACGGGGGCCCGCCCGACGACCCTCCGCTACGCGCTGTACCCCTTCGTCTGGATGAACGTCGGCGTCTGGGCGGCGATACACGTCTCCGCGCCGACGGCCGTCCGGCCTCATCGGTGGGCCGCCGCCGCCCTCGCTGCCGCCTACTTCCTCGCGCTGGCGTACCTCTCGGGCCTCGTCGGCTTCGAGTTTACCGCGGCGAGCGGTCACGCCCACGGCCACGTCGTCGGGTTCCAGTTCACGCCCTCCGCACCCGGATGGGGACCACGAATCGCCTACGCGGGGGAGGCGTTCCACCTCGCGTTCGTCCCGTATCGGGTCGTCGGCTACCTCTCGCTGTCGTACCTGCTCTACGCGGCCCTGCTCGACGCCCGCGCTAGCCCCCTCCCCGGCGTCCTCGGGGTCGCGGCCTGTATCGGCTGTGCGTTCCCCGCGGTCACTCCCCTCCTCGGCGGCGTGGTCGGCGGGTCCGCCGCGCTGACCGGGACCGCCGCCGGCTACTCGGTCGACCTCTCGACGGCCGCCTTCCTCGCCGGGATCGCACTCCTCTACTGGCGGCCCGGTACCCGATGA